From a single Solenopsis invicta isolate M01_SB chromosome 6, UNIL_Sinv_3.0, whole genome shotgun sequence genomic region:
- the LOC120358018 gene encoding aminopeptidase N-like, producing MRFLLPLMLAVAACWASSPPFEIDPPQAIEEILDDYKLPTNVIPTAYNITLDPIFDSDNETLKFTFRGKSVITLNITEETNIIKFHAKGLEGFIKENITLHIDPKNSTDPTDPTKPTELTTKPTEPTTKPTEPTTTQSRQSRQQSRQSRQSRQQSRQRRQSRQS from the coding sequence ATGAGATTCTTGCTGCCATTGATGCTCGCCGTAGCAGCTTGCTGGGCAAGCAGTCCTCCTTTTGAAATTGATCCTCCACAAGCTATTGAAGAAATTTTGGATGACTATAAATTGCCAACAAATGTCATTCCTACTGCGTATAATATCACATTGGATCCGATTTTTGATTCAGAcaatgaaacattaaaatttactttccGGGGAAAGTCTGTGATCACTCTCAACATTACGgaagaaacaaatattataaagttcCACGCCAAGGGTCTTGAAGGATTTATTAAGGAGAacattacattacatattgATCCAAAAAATTCGACAGATCCGACAGATCCGACAAAGCCGACAGAGCTGACGACAAAGCCGACAGAGCCGACAACAAAGCCGACAGAGCCGACAACGACACAAAGCCGACAGAGCCGACAACAGAGCCGACAGAGCCGACAGAGCCGACAACAGAGCCGACAGAGACGCCAAAGCCGTCAAAGTTGA
- the LOC113003028 gene encoding aminopeptidase N, with protein sequence MNVFKIKEKDFVILTFSENLEIGENAKLHLTYNGKLNDETHGFFKSSYQDKEGKTTWFAATHFEPVSARQAFPCWDEPQFKAKFTITINVPDKKYKAISNTLVNEKENATTFEQTPLMSSYLVAFAVSDFQGLSNEGKNFSIWAKPTVEDSEKEFALKYGETTLEELKDFTNIDYYRMINKMDQIAIPGFSGAMENWGLVTYRESGLLNVKGKTTTKAKQEIATVIAHELSHQWFGNLVTCKWWNDIWLNEGFATFFQYYITDKVISKMNEKESWRLMEQFVIKNVQETSFVVDASSKTHALNPKTSIQSPSQIRSLFDDISYKKGAAILNMLYEFFGEDLFKSGLRQYLDEYSYKPVTSGNLFDAIGKQKEVKEDYLPKNVTLEDIMKNWINEPGYPVVTINREEDGKITAEQERFFLVQPAKKDETQWYIPLNYVIQDDYDKVLPKDKKSGWLAPTKEKKDKKNKKSFDEEIENTKWILFNKDQTGYYRVNYDNANWKLLSEFLENNPGNSNISATNRAQLIDDALNLARAGYLKDYAIALDITKYLNTEIDYIPWYAAVRAFDYLDSVLQGGQQHEVYKKYVAAKIQGLVNKVNYKDWENGTHVDKLAKVLALKTACKYGWQDCTEFATETLTQWLKKDQDNDKKTNTQKNKKKDKNPFLSDFWIDIRSEILCAGLREATAETWNNALNKYESVTDNDEKKDILAGLGCVTAKETIELFLNKSIGKDSIDVFATMNSIAAGNAKSFDILINFIKNHLEDIQKADKEDNSLLIALFNNLANKVDTIEQYGELSKLIYGQLQNTQKVELAAAIHKIEWIKSHRTDVEKWMVEHQPETQQPNEPDSASSITLTSFLLFITLLITRCTMLTMRFLLPLMLAIVACWASIYPFENELPQALEEISDNYRLPTNVVPTAYNIELTPTFESDNKTAKFTFQGKSIITLDIKERTNTIMFHARGLEFNKEDIKLKYSVSQSAIKMYTAIKVLKIKEKDFVMLSFMNNLDIVNNAELYLQYTGKLNDETRGFFKSSYQDKEGKTTWFAATHFEPVSARQAFPCWDEPQFKAKFTITINVPDKNYKAISNMPGKVTEKKTIFEQTPSMSPYLVAFAVSDFTNLTNKDKNFSVWAKPTVRQSEKRFAFYYGWKVLEELKDFTNIDYYGTMKKMDQIAIPGFSGAMENWGLVTYRESGLFNVNGKTTTEAKQEIATVIAHEFSHQWFGNLVTCEWWNEIWLNEGFATFFQYYITDKIISKMYDKESWRLMEQFVIKNVQETSFVVDASSKTHALNPKTSIQSPSQIRSLFDDISYKKGAAILNMLYGFFGEDIFKAGLRQYLNKYSYKTVNSDQLFSAIVIEPENLPEFIQFADVMKTWINKPGYPVVIVKRDKDGVINVNQERFFLIKPAKRDDTQWYIPLNYVTQDDPQVVMPKIKRFRWMPPRTTMILRNVNNTKWILFNKDQTGYYRVNYDDANWKLLSEFLEKNPDNSSISATNRAQLIDDALNLARAGYLNYTTALEITKYLYTETDYIPWYAAVRAFDYLDGVLQGGQQHETYKKYVASKLKGLVTKVNYTDWKNCGHVDKLAKVLALKTACKYGLEDCTEFATKTLTQWLEKDQDNDKTQEDKKEDKNPFLSSDFWIDIRSGILCAGLREASAETWNKTLTKYKSVTDNDEKRDILAGLGCTTANEIIQRFLDLSIEKDPVIDVFATMNSIAAGNAKSFEILINFINNNIEKIQKADNEDNSLLIAFFNNLANKVDTIEQYAELSLLVHRQIQTTQKVEGLADAIYKIEWIKNYRADVEKWLLDNAGSKEENSRKPDSATSITLTSFLLIITLLITQF encoded by the exons ATGAACGTATTCAAAATTAAGGAAAAAGACTTTGTGATACTCACTTTTTCGGAAAATCTTGAAATAGGAGAAAATGCAAAACTACATTTGACGTACAATGGAAAGTTAAATGATGAAACACATGGATTCTTCAAAAGTTCTTACCAAGATAAAGAAGGAAAAACGAC ATGGTTCGCAGCGACTCATTTTGAACCAGTAAGTGCGCGACAGGCCTTCCCATGTTGGGACGAACCACAATTCAAAGCAAAGTTTACAATTACTATTAATGTTCCtgataaaaaatacaaagcGATTTCGAATACACTcgtaaatgaaaaagaaaatgcaaCGACTTTCGAACAAACACCTTTAATGTCCTCTTATCTTGTGGCTTTTGCTGTTTCGGATTTCCAAGGTCTGTCAAATGAGGGCAAAAATTTTAGCATTTGGGCAAAACCTACAGTAGAGGATAGCGAGAAAGAATTCGCACTCAAATATGGAGAGACAACATTAGAGGAACTGAAAGATTTTACCAACATTGATTATTACCGAATGATAAACAAGATGGATCAAATTGCGATTCCAGGTTTCTCCGGTGCTATGGAGAATTGGGGTCTTGTGACGTACAG AGAATCTGGACTTCTCAATGTAAAGGGTAAAACAACCACGAAAGCCAAGCAGGAAATAGCAACAGTAATAGCCCACGAGTTGTCTCATCAATGGTTCGGTAATTTAGTTACTTGCAAATGGTGGAACGACATTTGGTTAAATGAAGGATTTGCTACCTTTTTCCAATATTACATTACTGATAAGGTTATTTCAAAAATG AATGAAAAAGAATCTTGGCGTCTTATGGAAcagtttgttattaaaaatgtacaagAAACGTCGTTCGTCGTTGATGCAAGCAGTAAAACTCATGCATTGAACCCTAAAACCAGTATACAATCTCCTTCCCAAATTCGAAGCTTATTCGATGATATCTCTTACAAGAAAG GCGCTGCTATTCTTAATATGCTGTATGAATTTTTCGGAGAAGATCTCTTTAAGAGTGGACTTAGACAATATCTAGACGAATA CTCGTACAAGCCTGTTACTTCTGGCAATCTCTTTGATGCTATTGGAAAACAGAAGGAAGTGAAAGAAGACTATTTGCCGAAAAACGTTACACTTGAAGATATCATGAAAAACTGGATAAACGAACCTGGATATCCTGTCGTCACCATCAATAGGGAAGAGGATGGTAAAATTACTGCAGAGCAGGAACGATTTTTCTTGGTACAACCTGCGAAAAAAGATGAGACTCAATGGTATATACCTCTCAATTATGTAATTCAAGACGACTACGACAAAGTGTTGCCCAAGGATAAAAAGTCTGGTTGGTTGGCACcaacaaaagagaaaaaggacaagaaaaacaaaaaatcatttgaTGAAGAGATTGAAAATACTAAATGGATACTTTTCAATAAAGATCAAACAG GATACTATCGTGTAAATTACGATAATGCAAACTGGAAACTTCTATCGGAATTCTTAGAAAACAATCCTGGTAATTCAAATATAAGTGCGACCAACCGCGCCCAATTGATCGACGATGCGTTAAATCTTGCGCGTGCAGGATATTTGAAGGATTACGCAATTGCATTGGATATCACAAAGTATTTAAACACGGAGATTGATTATATTCCATGGTATGCCGCTGTCAGAGCATTTGATTATCTGGATAGCGTATTACAGGGTGGACAGCAACACGAAGTATATAAG AAATATGTCGCTGCCAAGATACAAGGTTTAGTAAATAAAGTCAACTACAAAGATTGGGAAAATGGTACCCATGTAGATAAACTCGCCAAAGTATTGGCGCTAAAGACGGCTTGTAAATATGGCTGGCAAGACTGCACGGAATTCGCTACTGAGACGCTCACACAGTGGCTGAAAAAAGATCAAGACAATGATAAGAAaacaaatacacaaaaaaacaaaaaaaaggacAAGAA TCCGTTCCTTTCCGACTTCTGGATAGACATAAGGAGTGAAATTCTTTGCGCCGGATTGCGAGAGGCAACTGCAGAAACGTGGAACAATGCTTTAAACAAGTACGAATCCGTCACAGACAATGATGAAAAGAAGGACATTCTGGCAGGCCTTGGCTGTGTCACAGCAAAAGAAACCATAGAGTTATTCCTCAATAAATCAATCGGGAAGGATTCCATTGATGTTTTCGCCACGATGAATTCGATAGCGGCGGGTAATGCCAAATCCTTcgatattcttataaatttcattaagaACCATCTCGAGGACATCCAAAAAGC AGATAAAGAAGATAACTCGTTGCTCATCGCCCTCTTCAATAATCTCGCCAACAAAGTCGACACGATAGAACAATATGGAGAg TTGTCGAAACTCATTTACGGGCAACTACAAAACACACAGAAAGTTGAATTGGCCGCCGCTATACACAAAATTGAATGGATCAAGTCTCATCGTACTGATGTTGAAAAATGGATGGTAGAGCATCAACCAGAAACTCAACAACCCAACGAACCAGACTCAGCAAGTTCTATTACTTTGACGTCGTTCCTTCTGTTTATCACATTACTAATTACacgat GCACGATGTTAACAATGAGATTTTTGCTGCCGTTGATGCTTGCCATAGTAGCTTGCTGGGCAAGCATTTATCCTTTCGAGAATGAGCTTCCGCAAGCTCTTGAAGAAATTTCGGACAACTATAGATTGCCAACAAATGTCGTTCCTACTGCATATAATATCGAATTGACGCCGACTTTTGAGTCAGACAATAAAACAGCAAAATTTACTTTCCAAGGAAAGTCTATAATCACTCTCGACATTAAGGAAAGAACAAATACTATAATGTTCCACGCCAGAGGTCTTGAATTTAATAAGGaggatattaaattaaaatatagtgTATCACAAAgtgcaataaaaatgtatacagcaataaaagtattgaaaattaAGGAAAAAGACTTTGTGATGCTCTCTTTTATGAACAACCTTGACATAGTGAACAATGCAGAACTATATTTGCAATACACTGGAAAGTTGAATGACGAAACACGTGGATTCTTCAAAAGTTCTTACCAAGATAAAGAAGGAAAAACGAC ATGGTTTGCAGCGACTCATTTTGAACCAGTAAGTGCGCGACAGGCCTTCCCATGTTGGGACGAACCACAATTCAAAGCAAAGTTTACAATTACTATTAATGTTcctgataaaaattacaaagcaATTTCGAATATGCCCGGAAaagtaacagaaaaaaaaacaatttttgaacaAACACCTTCAATGTCCCCTTATCTCGTAGCTTTTGCAGTTTCGGATTTTACAAATCTGACAAATAAGGACAAAAATTTTAGTGTTTGGGCAAAACCTACAGTAAGGCAAAGCGAGAAAagatttgcattttattatggATGGAAAGTACTAGAGGAACTGAAAGATTTTACCAACATTGATTATTACggaacaatgaaaaaaatggatcaaattGCGATTCCAGGTTTCTCCGGTGCTATGGAGAATTGGGGTCTTGTGACGTATAG agaATCTGGACTTTTCAATGTAAATGGTAAAACAACCACGGAAGCCAAGCAGGAAATAGCAACAGTAATAGCTCACGAGTTCTCTCATCAATGGTTTGGTAATTTGGTTACTTGCGAATGGTGGAATGAAATTTGGTTAAATGAAGGATTTGCTACCTTTTTCCAATATTACATTACTGACaagattatttcaaaaatg TATGACAAAGAATCTTGGCGTCTTATGGAAcagtttgttattaaaaatgtacaagAAACGTCGTTCGTCGTTGATGCAAGCAGTAAAACTCATGCATTGAACCCTAAAACCAGTATACAATCTCCTTCCCAAATTAGAAGCTTATTCGATGATATCTCCTACAAGAAAG GCGCTGCTATTCTTAATATGTTGTATGGATTTTTCGGAGAAGATATCTTTAAGGCTGGACTTAgacaatatctaaataaata ctcgTACAAGACTGTTAATTCTGATCAACTCTTCTCTGCAATAGTAATAGAACCAGAGAATTTGCCGGAATTCATTCAATTTGCAGATGTCATGAAAACATGGATAAACAAACCTGGATATCCTGTCGTCATCGTCAAGAGGGACAAAGACGGTGTAATTAATGTAAACCAGGAAcgatttttcttgataaaaccAGCGAAAAGAGATGACACTCAATGGTATATTCCTCTCAATTATGTAACTCAAGATGACCCTCAAGTCGTTATGCCAAAGATTAAAAGATTTCGCTGGATGCCGCCCAGAACAACAATGATATTGCGTAATGTTAACAATACTAAATggatactttttaataaagatcAAACAG GATACTATCGTGTAAATTATGATGATGCAAACTGGAAACTTCTATCGGAGTTCTTAGAAAAAAATCCTGATAATTCAAGTATAAGTGCGACCAACCGCGCCCAATTGATCGACGATGCGTTAAATCTCGCGCGTGCAGGATATTTGAATTACACAACTGCATTGGAGATCACAAAGTATTTATACACGGAGACTGATTATATTCCATGGTATGCCGCTGTCAGAGCATTTGATTATCTGGATGGCGTATTACAGGGTGGACAGCAACACGAAACATATAAG AAATATGTCGCTTCCAAGCTAAAAGGTTTAGTCACTAAAGTCAACTACACAGATTGGAAAAATTGTGGACATGTAGATAAACTCGCCAAAGTATTAGCGCTAAAGACAGCTTGTAAATATGGCTTGGAAGACTGCACGGAATTCGCTACTAAGACGCTCACACAATGGCTGGAAAAAGATCAAGACAATGATAAGACACAAGAAGACAAAAAAGAGGACAAGAA TCCGTTCCTTTCTTCTGACTTCTGGATAGACATAAGGAGTGGAATTCTTTGCGCCGGATTGCGAGAGGCAAGTGCAGAAACGTGGAATAAAACTCTAACCAAGTACAAATCCGTCACAGACAATGATGAAAAGAGAGACATTCTGGCAGGCCTTGGCTGCACCACAGCAAACGAAATCATCCAGAGATTCCTCGATTTATCAATCGAAAAGGATCCCGTCATCGACGTTTTTGCCACGATGAATTCAATAGCGGCGGGTAATGCCAAATCCTTcgaaattcttataaattttattaacaacaaCATCGAGAAAATCCAAAAAGC agataatgaagataACTCGTTGCTCATCGCTTTCTTCAATAATCTTGCTAACAAAGTCGACACGATAGAACAATATGCAGag CTTTCGCTACTCGTTCACCGGCAGATACAAACCACACAGAAAGTTGAAGGATTGGCCGACGCTATATACAAAATTGAATGGATCAAAAATTATCGAGCTGATGTTGAAAAATGGTTGCTAGATAATGCTGGATCTAAAGAAGAAAACTCCAGAAAACCAGATTCCGCAACTTCTATTACTTTGACATCGTTCCTTCTGATTATTACACTATTAATCACACAATtctaa